The sequence TCTTATAGACAATTCACAATAGACACCATCATTTGCGACAGCTGTCACCGCAATAGACAAGAATATACTGTCCTGCTCGCATAGACCAAACAATACCAagatacgcccccctcccccccccccaaaaaagagaAGACTACCCTGCACACCGACTACTTCAGTCTCtgtttgtaaatatttacaAAGGTGTGTCCGAGTTATTTTGACGTACTGTAATCTCTGGTTGGATGTGAGAACAACGGTGGCATAAAGTCTTCACGACAAGATTCTTCTCAGCTGCAAGCTGGTTATTCGCCTTTAGTAGGTTCAAGGAAGttacaacctccttggtaggatCAAGGCGGGTTCACATACCGTAAGTTGATCTtgaactgtaactgtaactgtaccCGCTGTCCACAGGAATCGGTGCCAACAGATCACCGTGAGAGAAGTAAGACCCTTCAAACTGTAGGAAGCCACTACACACAGGTATACTGATCGGGCACCGGGATCACAGTGTAAACAGGTATGTTTGACTCTTTCTGCTTGCATGAGTGCGCTTCTTTCGGTGTCTCTGACCATGTCGGGTATTTTTTCCTATCCACGATTCCTCGTCAACTTTGCGACATTGGACAGTTTATGTGTAAATGTGTAAAAGTGTAACAAGGAAGAGCACAGGCACTGTTGCGAAAGGAAGAAATGCCCTGGTTTTGTGAAATTTAGCGTTTCTACCGTACATGGACAGGCCGGCATATTGGAATAAAAATGTAACCTCACTTTCAACAGTTTACCTACCGGTCTGTCATGAATGACagatttttgtatatttgtcttCAAGCTCACTTCCGGAAAATGTGAGCGTTTCCAAGTTTAATTATGATAAGGGGACATTAAACAATGCAAGCAGACAATGATAGAGCGCAATTTTCTATTGTTCACGTACAACAATGATAGCCAAGGTTTCAGTGTAGACAAACATTAGAAGGTTGCCCTTGATGCACCACGAGCAGCTGTGTTATCGGCATCAACGGGTTTTAACAACTGTCAAACTGACGAGACAGCTGCAAATGTGGGTAGCGATAAAAATCTCGCCGCTCTAACTGTCTAACGATGCCGAAAAGGAATGTTAATTCAGTGTGCGACCTACTAATCTTAACCCTTTACCATTGGTTGTAACTACCCCATAAGTAGCCAACAGCCGGTATTGAACTTGGTAGACAATCCTAAAACGAGCTTGTTAGGTATGGGTGGGTTCCTGGTTTTGTCGGGAAACTGCCAATGTTTGATACATACTTACAGAAATCTGCCCCGTTCAACTTTTACTATTACTCAAGAAGATAAAAAGTTCTCAAGATATACGAGACTGTTGATCATATTTTTTGGGACGCGTGACTTACTAGAAAACGCCTTTGTCGTGCGAATTGGCAGCTAGAGAAAAAGCCACGAAGCGAGACGGAAAAAGGTATGCAGTTTCCCAGCGGCTTTACCTGTAAACAGTAACAACAGCGGAATGTTGACGGGATCGCCATAaggtttatatatataaaagccTCCCTCTGAGACGGGATCGGAATGCCATGACACACGCCGTAAATATAATGTTATCACAACACCGGCGTGGGTTAATATTGTATCATGTTTTAAATATTTCAGCTGGATGTCGGAAATGCTTATAATtaaaacattgacatttttagatttttttgtgAGTGCTACTTTTGCCTCAGGTCGTAGGGCAGCTTTTAATCAGCAACTTAACCAAAAACAGATCTCTCCGCCCGACATTCAATCCTAAGGACCCCCACCTCAAGTTCAACCCTGAGGACATGACATGTCGGTGATATCTTTCCCTGCTGGTTTAGGATTCAGGAATGACAGCAAACACTGGCGTTTATTATAGTTTCTTTTGATAACATTGATAACTATACTGAGTAAATACAAAGTCTTTGACATTTGACGTGGGACAGCGTTTTGCGATGGTTATGAAAATACCGCGTGTCTGATGTTGCGTGGAGACGGCGTGCCCGATCTGCCTACAGTCACGCTGCGCGTCCTTGGAATGTGCCGGGGACTGGCCTAATTGATTCGGGCCAGCGCCACTGTGAGTGAGAAGGTATAGGGGGTGGGGGATAAACGTTCATCACCTGACTCAGACTACCTGTAGAGACTATGCATATTGAAAGAGTTGACTGCTAAGATATTCGGTTGCTGTGTTTGGTGCGTCTTTCATGCATCACCACAAATGAGAACCCACTACGCTAAATTTAAGGAGGAACGTAACTAACAATGCAAAATTTTGGTCACATCGCCACGGTGACTCTTTCTACGAGTACTAGTCACAAGAAATATTAAAGAATAGCTTACCTATGCTGGAAGGTAGCTAGGCGTCCAAATACCAGCAGTGTAATTCTTGTCACTAATTGCCGCCCATGATATGGCAAATAGAACAGTCTTTCattttgacacaacaaaagtcgTTCAGTGACTTATGTAAGGTCTTTGCATctatacatacagacagacaagtgGATACAAAAAGATTAAACatacatgaataaatcaacatgttgagttAACGTATCAATAAAACTACTGGTTCACCTGACAGACATACGGATCGAAAAGAAGTTCACAAAAGTCTaacccacatctgcttggagttcaCACTAAGCACACTGGATTAGGAAAAGTTGAGACCGGAAGAAAGATGTGTGGTTCATGTTCAAACGCCCTTAAAGGCTTACTGACAGCGACACATGATAGCTGTGTTGTTTTACTGTCACGTGGTCATGATATCAACCTGGTGTTTATTAGCAACACGAACAGACGGGCTatcaagaaaagaaagacataaaTTCTAGAGTTTCTTAACAAGTTGCTTACCCGATCAAGATCCAAGGGATAGTTTTCCTCAACACTATGCTCTGTCGAGTACCCTTAGTTGACCCCTTCCACCCCCTCCTCCCACCTCTATTTTACAGTAGGCACTAGTGTGAATAATATATAATGAGAATACTAGACGGATGTTCAAAATTCAAGGCCCTTTTCTCCATACCTTGTGTGGTGTACGTGGAAACTATGATTACTTACTatattttggtctgagtgaaAATTACAGGATTTGTGACATAAAAGTCCCATCCCGATTAAACTACAATTGACGTATTAATAATTGATAACCAATGCTGTCATAATAGATCAAACGACCATCTGTGAAAAACCGTACACCGTACTTGCATGACGTGAGCGTGCGATTCGTATCCTCCTATTCACAGCTAATCGGTGTGTGATTCGCGCCATACAGACAGAGGTGTTTCGTTGCTCATGTTACCTGCCTTCTGTAAACATCCGGCCATAGACACACAGGAAGACACAGTACTTAGTTCACTACCAAGCAAGCGACTTTTCCCTGAAAAACGGTGGACGGGCGTCTGATGTAAGTACGGCTGCTATGTGAGTAAGGTTGTCCTGTTCACCTGAGGGATATGTGTTTAAAAAGTGGGCCAAGTTAGTGTCGGTGTGTATGATCTATCCGCTGACTGACAACGGTAAGACACGTTGGCGTTGAGGCTATCTGGTCTTTGTCGAGCTATGGAGCCTATGCGAGAAATTGGGTCGTTGCGGCGTTGTCTTGTAGATAAACATGCACAAGATTGTCCAGACGTGTTCTAGGTCCGTCACTCTTCCTAAACATGAGTGTCCCaatttctgttacaaaatactaAGCTGCATGAGTTTCTGTGACTAGATAACGCTGGTATTTTCTGAGAGAGGGCTGCCGACTCGTCAGATTATCACATAGAGATAAAGGGATCCCCACAGATAGTACTGATGACATGCGGGGTTTTGTCTAGCTTTGCTGCATAGTACTGCTAGTGTATCGAGGTTTTCCTTAATTTACCGCGGCGTTACAAAAGGTGGGAAGCAAAAAACGAGTATGGGCCAACCCGGCAAAGGCACAGCCGCAAACTTGCAGTCTTGCATTAGTCAGTCGCACGTGAgtggtacaaaatgaaattcggCTATTTTAGATCCCTGTTGGCGGTTAGTTCTGTAGCTACTGCATCGAAATCTTATGATGACCTAGCTGTATAGGATGAATGTGATACACCGTAACAGACAAAAGACTTGAAAAGAAATTATTCTTGTGgaagtgaaacattgctttaaCACCTGGCCCTCGATTTTGTGTTACGTTGGAGGCTCTATACCTATGCAGGTGTGTGCTTGCGTGTCGTAGGGTGGGGAACCACAGGAACCTTATCATGACTGCAAGACTATCAAGTTCCCAGTTTGTGTAAGAGACTAGGCGTTGGATAAACTCAGTTTTGTGTTGTAAGCTAATGATACCTTGGACTACAGCATCGCGAATGTACCGATGTTACACCGGTCCCAGGAACAAacacaacaatctttattgacacgacaaaagtacagcgactttcgtaaggtctacatgtataacaactacttacagtacaactaaacacacatatatggatatctataggtatgactaaatcaacatatagggtctagcatgtcattaacactattagttctacggtataaacattcgtggatatatttgcctacttgtacacagtgagggttatcgcctcccagaatgtagttgaatttatctatcgaacagagagtagcaaattctttagaacaagcggaaagtaatgtgaacaaaGGAGATGCGTTATTCAGTGATGACGCAGTGACCTGTAACAGACGGTATAATGACCTGTGACAATACTAGTGACTGTCTCACACCTACGTACAGGTCACTCACGCAGAGGAAATAGGCCATTATATCGGTAAGCTTCACTTGGGCTGGGTTTGTACATGTTTAGCAAAGGTGGAATATACCCACTGAGGCGGAATAATTAGAATAACACAGGAACGGTATTCAGAGGAGGGGTGGTGAGATGGGGAGTACAATGTAGGCATATTTTTTTCTAGCATTAACAGTCTTAGTTTATTTTGTTGATCTTGTGAAATTCTCAAGCAATTCATGGATTTGTTATTGAATGCTACATTCAATACAACTAACCTTTCCTAAGACTTCAGCGCTAGACGTGCGATTAGTTATATAACATTGCACACATATGTATCTATTGATAGCACTGTAACTCAGTAGCAAACTTAGATGTCATAGGAAGTACGAAAGTTATGTGGAGATGTATTTTAATCTGACTGTGGACTGTATCATAACAGTAATGGTATCCTTCTAATGTAGACTACGTGTGGGAACACGTAGAAGAAATTTATTTTAGTAGTAAGATAGCGATGTGGTGTTGGACAAATAATCTAGATAATGTTTGTTAAAAAGTTTATGATAACGGCTTCGTTCGTTTATCTTGCGTATTTCTCCTAAGAAGTGGCCCATCTCACAAAATTGGTGATTACGGTAAGAGAACTTATCTCATTCAAAGTTTCTCAGAACTGTCTTATTTGCTTTGCGTAAAATAGTCTTTTACTGGGGAAAGAGTTATCACAGAATATCGTTTTCTGTAGATAATGAAAACTGCATTGTTGAGATACCCATACCTGTATAAAGCTTAATCTTTATACAGAAGTTCCCTGTACTTTTGAAAAGTTCCCTGTGAGACTGATTGGATGTATCCCACGCTGCTTCACTGCGATGGCCACGTCACGACGTCACTGGCGCCATTCTATCAGGGACCGATGACACAAGAGACACGACTGTCACGCCGTAACTGGAAAGTCTATACTCTCACCGTGGTCTCCTGCCATACTTTGTTAAAATTCCTATCATTTCACCGTGCCTGGCCAAGGATTTAGATGACACATATACATCGTTGCCATATCAACATACCCGGGCTTAATTTGAGACACACAGTCTGCAGTACATCGCCAGGGAGGCTAACATTTCATCTAATCCTCCCAAAAGACAACTGTTATTTTTCATCTGAACTCTGTATTTTGATAACCTTCCCCAAGTCATCGCATCGGGCGATCTTGTTTATATGAAGGCTACGTCAAGGCTCCTTGACGAGAACGAACTGTTCTTGATATGGTTGGTTCGGTGCGGTGGAATTCAGCCATTGCAACTAAATTCATTTGAAAGATTTTAGAAAGAAGATTTAACTGTTAGACTATCTCAAAGTCAACTTGAGAAGGGATCAATAGAAAATGCAATTTTATTCCAATAACTTTACGTGGAAGTCGAACCTATGAATTGTGGTTACCGTTGCGTCTGAAGAGAACGAAGTGTAGGTATAGCCATATAGTCTAGACTTGGTACCATCCGGtagtagtagttcgctccgataTATATCATACACTGTCACAGTCGCTTCTAtgctattccgtctgggaacttggacatctctaacgtctggaatATTCAATTCTCGGCAAGGATTTTAACCTCCTCGATAGGAgctactacctggatggtactagtacccaggctaggaatAGTCCACAATTTGATCGCCTTGTGAGGAGAAGGCGGTTGCTGATGACGTCCGACTTCAGGGGGGAGAGGTGTGTCCTTAAGGGGAGGGGTGTCTGTAAAAGGTACTAGTATGTCTTTGAAAGGGATGTCTGAGGATGGACGTGTACGGAGTTAAAGAGGGGATTGTCAGCAAATTGTAAGGGGACAAGCAACATCCACCAGCATCTTTAGGGACCACACAGAAAGATATTGATGCTGAAAACATACGCGGGATAGTTTTATCTGTGCGTCAGTTGAAGTGTTTATAGCTTAGCTGACCCGCGAGGTTGGCAAAACATATGCATGAATCTCTCATGCAGATCTAGCTCTGTgttatctaccacctaaatgggTCAGTGACTCAGAGCTCTAGGTTATCACTGATAGACGGAGTAGAATTGAGGAGGGACGGTGTACTCGAGGCCGAGAATTCtttagaatttttttgtacaaaatattcaTTTCCGGTGGACATACGATATTAATAGCAATATCTTGACTGCACTGAGTTTTTAAACAGACCCCGTAGCACCAAATATCTATTGTGTTTTTTAATCACCACGACGATGACTAAAGATTTTCCGGCCTAGAACTTTTACAAGATGTCAGTTAAATGTATCTGGCAATGCTGCAGAGCGCTGCTCAAGAGGCAGAAAAAATTGACCAGGGCATACAAGATACATTTGGCATGTTTTGGAGAAGAAAAGTGCCGGAGAATTCAATTAAAACACAGAAAATCCTACAGATATATATGTTCTCATGCAGAATATTTCTCAAATTTTGTAACGTTATTTTGTTTCTTGACCACCTCCAACGAGGAAGGATGTCACTCAACAAATATAGATGAATGTGACAAAAGAGAAATTTCCCTTTCTTTTAGCATTTCATTTTAGTTATCAGCTATTCCCTCCGTCTAATTTTCCTCATCTTACCGCCGATCAGTCGGCCCGGGTCCCCGGAGGACAGGTCTGTCTTGTACCAAACGGAAGCCGCCTTTTCCCGTCGGAACTCCACACTAATGTTTACCCTCAGCGCCTTAAACGCCAATTAGCTGACATGAAGGCGCGGCATCCAGACCACATGCTTTTACCGTACTGTCCTTCTTCAGTAGCACCCTCTCAGCGACGGAGACAATGTGTCTGTCAAAGTTCTTCTATGTCGAAAACGTTACTCCGGCTCTGGACTGGGAGGGCCTATAGGGGTAGCCTCCGCCAGCCCTGCTTTCTATGGGGTGTGGGGGTCATAGAATTccgaaaaaaaggaaagtggcAAGGACaatcagtccacgctaaggttcatGGTCGGTCGGCCACTCTGTGAAagcaaaactctcctggcaaattattctccctatactGATAGCCAACATAGTCAGTCTGGAAGACActaggggagggggggggggtgttctgGGGGGTGATGTTCGCAAATTGAAACGTCGTGTTATGAACACAATGCTGCACTCCACCAATTTCAAGTCGGGCATTGTAGATCGTTCTCACCGAAAAGTGTAGACAAAACTATTGCTTGAAGAGCTTtcgttacaatgtacatgtacatgtactttattctgTAAAATGTGTGCCGTAGTCCTTTCGACATTGATGATCATCACCAGTAGCGTACTATATGGGCCGTTCATTTGTACGCATTatagagagagctgaactctacagactaatagaatccatgttcccccacttcatacaactaagtaatatagacaaatttatattccttatgagtctagacaagcctttacttataaagcatatctgttcttacattttcaatatcacaaagaaacgagaagaagccgaatgtacacagtagaatacgatccttgagtagtgtagattcattgtatcattatatcatgttgtatcatttgttgtgacctgtactaaacccagtgggtatgaatgtacaataaaggtcttcattcattcattcattattaccAAACTAAATACAGGCGCAGATAAGCGGTCAGACGCTTCCCCGGGGGTACACAGTGATAAGATAAGAGAGGTAGCTGGTACACATTTACTTCAGAAAGTGCCTCTAACATAGAACATATCGAGGGAAAACCACATTCCGTGATTCAGTTCTCAAGCTTGTGACCTAGATTGGGTGGTTACAGTCCTCTCGTTCAATGTCAATCGAGTTAAATTTGCTTCATTAGTTCTCTTTAAGTACCGTTTTACCCTGTCACACAGGGGAGGTCGGAACAGGTGGATTTAGTCAAGCCGTTGTTCAGGAATGCTCGTTACACCCCCAAGGTCATGGTCAGGGCGTGTCTCTTTTCTCCCGGCACTGGagggaaacaaaataaacagaCTGTGGGTGGGACGATACCCGGGAGAACGTTTACCTTCTAAGTTACTAGGCAACTTTACTGGCTCATAAGAGGCAACTGTCAACCTTTTTCCTTCGTGATGAATGTACATTGTGCTAGCGGGCGATGTCCATTTTTCAGCCTGAAACAAAAGTGCAGGGTAGCTCAGGATCGGGCATACATTCCTGCGACAATATCAGATACCCAATTATGTTAGTCGCTCATGATATTCAGTGTTGAGCCCTTGTAGATAAGAATTCTATGTGCACACAGCATGTACTATAAGAAGCAAGTATACCACGTACAGTGAAATTATGTAGACAACAGACGTCTAAACATGTGTCAAAACACATTAAATTCCCTGTCGGATACATTTGGGGTAATTCTTTCCGCTTTCCTTAGGCAAGATCGAACTTAAATAGTCACACGTGTGGAATGTGCCACAGAGCGAGGACTTTCCGAAGCTGATAATCTACTTCCCGTGTTTCTTCCACTCTCAGGGACGCTGAAAGGCAGATATTGGGCAACTGTAACTCGTTATTCCTGACATGGAGCGCGATCCTGACAGCTAGCATANNNNNNNNNNNNNNNNNNNNNNNNNNNNNNNNNNNNNNNNNNNNNNNNNNNNNNNNNNNNNNNNNNNNNNNNNNNNNNNNNNNNNNNNNNNNNNNNNNNNAACACGCCTTTTAACCAGCGTTCACTGTCATCTCCTAGCATTGTAACTTGTATCGATTCAGTGGAATGCCCAGAAGTGTTCTCCTAGCCCGAGCAATCTCGTTAGATATCCTCGGTCATCCTTACACAATTTGACGTTTTGCCTGAAAAAAGCACTGCTCCTCAGCATAACATGACATATTTATCATCTTCATCTTTTTGTTGCCTTCTGCAGAAAATGGCCAACAACACGACAGGAACGGTACTACCCACTGATCCAAGCCTTGCGGCGGCAAACGGAACTACAGAGGCTTTGGTTTTCCCGACAGCCAGCAATGCCACAACGATAGCACCTTTGGCGGACAACATAACGTCCACGATAGTGAACGCTGTCACCAACTTTACCTCAGCTGTGACGGACCTGGTGACCAACACAACCGCCAATATCAATGCTACGGAAATAACAACACCGACTGTGCTACCAAACACAACCGTCTTTGCTCAACCCACCCTTACAGCATCAACAATCGCCCCGACGGTTTCCAATGGAACTACAGCATCGCTAAATGGTTCTACATCGTCCTCATTATTTACAACGATCACGAGAGAACTGAGCACACTTTCTGCTGACTTGAGCACCGCTGTTTCCACAGCGAGCTCCACTATATGTGACAACCTGTGCCAAAGTATTGGGAGTTGTCAATACAACGAGACGAGCA comes from Branchiostoma floridae strain S238N-H82 chromosome 2, Bfl_VNyyK, whole genome shotgun sequence and encodes:
- the LOC118409809 gene encoding uncharacterized protein YBL113C-like; protein product: MANNTTGTVLPTDPSLAAANGTTEALVFPTASNATTIAPLADNITSTIVNAVTNFTSAVTDLVTNTTANINATEITTPTVLPNTTVFAQPTLTASTIAPTVSNGTTASLNGSTSSSLFTTITRELSTLSADLSTAVSTASSTICDNLCQSIGSCQYNETSTRCDCPLDGAPAQCDSFAESCSNTTALTCTSNCTRMLYGLQEYVSCECIQEEICGPVPVPAKQDNLALILGLTLGLLFALIFLIALLYCFCTTKKRRATKGSYNPSAQEKKAGAQVIGITDLMPLPPMERLI